ATGTAATAGCCTAATGCGCCCCTTCCGGACTCGACGCGCCTGTAGGCCTCTCCTGGAGGACCCTTGGGGTTTGGCTGGAGTTTCGTGCGCACGTCGCCAGAAGACGGCATCTTGTCGAGAAGCTGCCTCATGATGTGGCACGACTCTTTCATGTCGAGGAACGGCACGTACGAGCGCGCAAACGAGTCTCCCGTCTTCATGTACTGCACCTTGAAATCGATCTCGTTGTAAATGTCATAGGGCTCCACCTTGCGTATGTCGTAGGGGACGCCCGAAGCCCTGAGCACCGAGCCGGTTACGCCGAGCTTTATCGCGTCTTCCTTTGAAAGGACGCCGACGCCTTCGGTCCTCTGCCTGAAAAGGGGCATGTTGTAGAAAATGTCCTCGTATTCCTTCAGGCGCTTTTCAAAGTAGTTGATGTGCTCAAGGCACTTTGCCTTGAAGTTGTCAGGCATGTCGTTTCTGACGCCGCCGGGGATGTTGTAGGCGTGAGTCACGCGGGCCCCGGTCAGCCTCTCAAGCAGGTCGATGAAAAGTTCGCGGTCGCCTGCCGGCCACATGAACATGGTCGAGTGGCCTAGGAAAATGCCATAGATTGCAAGCCAGTACAGCGTATACACCTGCCTGTTCATCTCGGACGCAAGTGCGCGGATGAACTGGCCCCTGCGCGGGACTTCGATTCCCATCAGCTCCTCGACTGCAAGGCTGTACGAGTACGTGACGTTTGTGGAATCGTGGATCACCGGCCTTTCAAGGTGCGGGATGTTCTGGATGACGTTGCGGTACTCGCACATCTTTTCTTCCCCGCGGTGGACATAGCCCGGGTCGGGGTCGCAGTAGACGATATAGTCGCCGTCGACCTTGACCGTGAAGCGAAAGTGGCCGGAACCAGGGTGCTGCGGGCCGACTGAAAGCGTCATCAGCCTGTCCTCTTCGGTCTCCCTGACCACCTGCAGTCCCAGCTTCCTCGTCTCCTCTATCTTTTCTTCAAGGCTTGCCATATGTTATCATCATCTTCCCTTTATCCTGAACTCCTTGCGCAGCGGCGGGATGTCGGCCCAGTCTTCTGGCAGGAGGAACCTTTCGTTTCTCGGGTGGCCGTCAAAGTAGACGCCCAGCATCTCAAACGTCTCCCGCTCGTGGTATTCCACGGACTTGAAGACGTTAATTAAGCTTGGGATGTGCGCGTCGTCGCGGTTAGTGCGCGTAGCGAGAACAAGGACGTGTGCAAGCAGGTCGTCGCGGGTGTACGAGCCTAGGTGGTAGTTGACCTCTATCTGTCCGTCCTTTGGGTAGTCGGTGCCGGAAGCGCACTCGGCATGGTCAAAGCCCATGTTGTCGCGTATGTACGACGCGACTTCGACAATGTTGCCGGGCTCGACCTGGACCTTGATGCGAAGCGGCTTTATGTAAAGAACCTTGACAGCGTCGCCAAAGCGCGTGACAAGCTGCTGCGCAATGCCCTTTTCAAACGCAGGGGGCTCGGGCTCCTTCTTGGCCGCCGGAGGCGCAGCAGCGGCTGGTGCGGGCTTTGCTGCCGCCGGCACTGGCGGAGCCGCGGGTTTTGGTGGCGCCGGCTTGGGCGCGGGTTTAGTACTAGAATTATCAGCAGGTTTTGTTGTTGTTGCTGCTGGCTTGGCTGTCGGAGCTGGCTTTTTCTGCTCTTCCTTGTCGCTGCTCATGTTACTTGATCTTTTGTCTCTTGATCTTTTCTTGGAGCAACATACAGCCCTGGATAAGGGTTTCAGGCCTTGGAGGGCATCCTGGCACATAAACGTCGACAGGGATAATGCCGTCGCATCCCGGGAGGACGTTGTACGAGTCGATGTATAGCCCGCCAGTGATTGCGCAGGCGCCCATCGCTATCACGTACTTGGGCTCTGGCATCTGGTCATAGACCATCCTCAGCCTCGGGGCCATCTTCCTTGTCACCGTGCCCTGCACCACGATAAGGTCGCACATGCGCAGCGAGCCGAACGCCTCGATGATGCCAAACCTCTCGACATCGTATCTTGGGCTAGAGGCAGCTCCAAACTCTACACTGCAGCACGCCGTTTCAAGGTGCACCGGCCACAGGGACCAGATCCTTCCCCAGTTGATTGCGTACCCAAGGGGTCTGTCAAGCGCCCTGACCAAGACGTCTGACAGCTTGGTCACCAGCACGTTAAAGTTGT
The sequence above is drawn from the Nitrososphaera viennensis EN76 genome and encodes:
- a CDS encoding NADH-quinone oxidoreductase subunit C, which gives rise to MSSDKEEQKKPAPTAKPAATTTKPADNSSTKPAPKPAPPKPAAPPVPAAAKPAPAAAAPPAAKKEPEPPAFEKGIAQQLVTRFGDAVKVLYIKPLRIKVQVEPGNIVEVASYIRDNMGFDHAECASGTDYPKDGQIEVNYHLGSYTRDDLLAHVLVLATRTNRDDAHIPSLINVFKSVEYHERETFEMLGVYFDGHPRNERFLLPEDWADIPPLRKEFRIKGR
- a CDS encoding NADH-quinone oxidoreductase subunit D; protein product: MTLSVGPQHPGSGHFRFTVKVDGDYIVYCDPDPGYVHRGEEKMCEYRNVIQNIPHLERPVIHDSTNVTYSYSLAVEELMGIEVPRRGQFIRALASEMNRQVYTLYWLAIYGIFLGHSTMFMWPAGDRELFIDLLERLTGARVTHAYNIPGGVRNDMPDNFKAKCLEHINYFEKRLKEYEDIFYNMPLFRQRTEGVGVLSKEDAIKLGVTGSVLRASGVPYDIRKVEPYDIYNEIDFKVQYMKTGDSFARSYVPFLDMKESCHIMRQLLDKMPSSGDVRTKLQPNPKGPPGEAYRRVESGRGALGYYIVSDGTPKPYRVKISVGSFRNMLALPFLLVGNKLADMPSIYWSLNYWPVEADR
- a CDS encoding NADH-quinone oxidoreductase subunit B, whose protein sequence is MNKELVSPTPNNFNVLVTKLSDVLVRALDRPLGYAINWGRIWSLWPVHLETACCSVEFGAASSPRYDVERFGIIEAFGSLRMCDLIVVQGTVTRKMAPRLRMVYDQMPEPKYVIAMGACAITGGLYIDSYNVLPGCDGIIPVDVYVPGCPPRPETLIQGCMLLQEKIKRQKIK